Part of the candidate division WOR-3 bacterium genome is shown below.
AATTACATCACCGTAATATCTTCCCGTTTTATCTATAACCCCAGTAAAAAACTCTATTCTCTCATACATAAACTGTAAATCAGCATCATCAACATCGGTTCTTGTTCCCTTCAATCCTCGCAGTTTCACTTTTCTTACATAATCAGATCCACTCATAAGCGATTTCTTACCAACTCAATATAACATCGGCCTACCTTTTGTAAGGGTTATTCTAATTTTATTTTCAGCCATATATTATTTCTCCTTCTCTCTTTGCAGTATTTATAATCAGGGAATTGCTTTTTTCCCATTCTTCATCAGAATAATACATAATATCAAAAGGCTTCATTGTTCTCTTTACTAATTCCCTGTTTATACCTGCTGTAAGTTCTATTCTTTCAAAAATGTTTTTATTCCTGAATTCTTTAGAAACAATTATTATATCTATATCACTATCTTCTTTTGATAATCCTTTAACATAAGAACCAAAAATAACGATTCTGTAAATACTAATTCCTCTCTGTTTTAGTAACTCTATTAAAATTTTAGTTAATTCTTTTTTTGTTATTTTTTTTGTTTTAGCCATAAAAATAGCTCCTCTTTATAAGTTTAAGTTTGATCTTTTCACAAAAGTAGTTCAGATTATGAATTTTAGGTGGATCTTTTTTAAACTTTTTTGCATATAACCCTTTTAATGCGATAAGTGACACATAAACACAGTATAGATATACCTACCTGTTTTAAACATTGCATACGCTGTTTCTAAATCATATTCAGCCTGTTTGAACCATTCTTCAGTCGGCTTAAATTTATTTTTTTGCATTTTTGTCTCCATAAATCCATTTTATAACTTTTTCTTATTCCTTAAAGCCAAAAGTATCTATAGTAGTTTCTAAACTTTTATATTTTAACCTATTTGAATTTAAGTTTTTTATTTGTCGTATTTATTTTTCTTTTTGTTCCTCTTTAAATCGCTCAACCTTTATTTCTACTATGCGGAGGGGGCGGGATTTGAACCCGCGCATCCCTTTTAAAGGACAATGCGATTTCGAGTCGCACCCCTTAACCAGGCTCGGGCACCCCTCCAAAGTATTATTATAAAGAAATAAATTTGCATTTTTACTTAATTTTTCATGAAAATTATTAAAATGAAAGAAATTTTTTTTTCCTTTCTCTTAGGATACTTATTCGGCTCTTTCCCATCAGCATATATAATATCAAAAAAAATTAAAAATATTGATATAAGAAAAGTGGGAGACAGAAATCCTGGTGCAAGAAATGTCTATAAAAATGTCGGAAAATTAGCAGGAACACTCACCTTTTTAATTGATTTTTCAAAAGGATTTTTACCAATATTTGTCTTTTATAGAATATTTAAAAAAGAAAATCTCGCTCTTATATCAGGAATTGGCTCTATCCTGGGGCATGATTTCCCTATCTTTTTAAAATTTTACGGGGGAAAATCTATAAGCACAATCCTTGGAATACTATTTTCCCTTTTTCCCTTTGAATTTATATTCTCAATTTTTATTTTTCTCATATTTTTCCTTTTAAAAAAACACTTTGACCAAGCAATCGCACTATTTTTTGTTTCCTTTGTTCTAATCTTAATATTTGAAAAAGTAGATAAAATTTTAATTTTTTACGTTTTATTTATTGTTGCCTCAATCGGAATAAAAAAAATAATTGATTTTCCAAGGGAAAGATTGAGAGGAAAATTGATAAACTCTTAAAGTGAATCCAATTTTTTTTATAATTTTTTCAAGAAATTTTATTTTAAAAAAATTCAGAAAAAAATTCCCTTTTCCCTCAATTGGTGTAGGTGGAATCTCTCTCGGCGGAAGCGGAAAAACTCCACTTGTTATTGAAATAATTAAATTTTTAAAAGAAAAAAACTTAAAAATATCTCTACTTTCAAGAGGTTATAAAAGAAAGGAAAAGGGAATGAAAATTTTTTTTGAAGATTCCAATCCTCAAGTTTACGAAATAGGTGATGAACCTTTTCTTATTTTCAAAAAATTAAAAATACCAATTGGAGTCTATGAAGATAGAAAAAAGGCTGCTGAGGAAATAATAAAGAAAAAAAATATTAACCTTTTTGTTCTTGATGATGCACTTCAGATAAAAAAATACTTTTTTGACCTTAACATTTTTATCCTTGATGAAAAAGAAATTCTAAAAAAGGATATGTTTTTTCCAGAGGGAACTTCAAGAGATTTAAAAAGAGAAATTTTTGATGGTGATATAATTATCATAAACAGAAAATTAAAAGATTTAGAAAGATACAAAATTTATTTTCTTGATAAAAGAAAAAAAACTTATTTTTTTGCAAACTATAAATTTAAAGGATTTAAAAATTATCTTGGAGAAAAGGTCTTTCCTTCAAAAAGGGATTTAGTTTTACTTGTAACAGGTATTGCGAATCCCTTTTCTTTAAAAAAATTTGTTGAAAAAAATTTTATTCTAAGAGAACACCTTAAATTTTTTGACCATCACTTTTATGATGAAAAAGACATGGAAAAAATCCTAAAACTTAAAGATAAATTAAAATGTGATTATGTTATAACAACTGAAAAGGACTTAATAAGAATGGATATAAAAGAAGATTTTTTTATATACCCTGAAATAGAAATGAATATAGAAAAATCCTTTTATGATTATTTATCTTGTTTTATAAAGAAGATAAATACCAGTTAAAAGGGTTAAGATATCACCTGTCCACATTGCAATAAAGGAAGATATTATTCCCCTATCTGCCAGTTCTTCACCCCCAACAAGTAAAATGTAATGAATTGTAAAGATAACTATTGATATTCCAAAAGCTGAGCCCCATCCTGATTTTCCAAAAATTTTAGCAAGAGGAATTCCAATAATTACAAAGGCAAGTGCTGCAAAAGGTATGGAAAATTTTTTATGAACTTCAACCCAGTATCTCTGAATCTGTAAAAAAATAAATTTATTTTCCTCTTTGTTTTTACTAAATTTTTTTTTATTATCTCTTATTAAATTTAAAAGTTCCTTTAAAGTTAATTCCCTATCACTTTTAGAAAAAATTTCTGATTCCCTTTCCTTTTTTTCAGGAATATAAATTTTATGCTCTTTAAATTCAAGCTTTCTTATATTTACTTCATTTCTCTTTTTTTCATGAATTGTTCCATCCTTTAAAACTAAAAGGTAACCACCCTCCTTACCTTTTTTAATTATACCTTCTTTTGCATCAATTATTTGTGAGTAATCCTTATCCTTCTGAAATATTTTTAAATTTTTGAGAACATTTCTTTTTTCATCCTTTTCTTCAACATAAATGCTCATTCCACCTATATCATTAAAAACTTTCTCTTTAATAGCAAGGGAGGGTTTATATTTATACATATAATAAACTTTCTTTTTTAAAATATGGTTAACTTCAGGAACAAAAAAACTATTAAAGTATATTAAAAAGAAAAAAATAAATATTGAAAAAATTAAAGGAAACCTTATAATCCTTAAAAGAGAGATTCCACTTGTAGAAAGGCACATAAGCTCCCTTTCCTGGTTCATATTTCCAAATACATATAAAACAGAAACAAGAACACTCATTGGAATAATAAGTGCAAGCATATAGGGAAGAGAAAGAAAGAGTATATTTAAAACCATAGAAGGAGGAATTTTCTTTTTAAAAATTAAATCAGAAAGATCAAAAATTTTATCAAGGAGCATAATCATAAGAAGAAGAGCTATTGAATAAATAAAGGGCGGAATAAGTGAAAGGAGAATTTCTCTATCAACTTTTGAGAAAGTTATATTCAATCTAAATATTGAATCCCATTGATCTTAAAGCTTCTTTTCCTTCCTCTGTCATTTTTTCAGGTGACCAAGGAGGGTCAAAGGTAAATTCTACATTTACTTCTTTAACACCTTCAATCTGACTTACTTCCCTTCTAACCTGTTCTGCTATATAGGGGTAAATCGGGCAACCCGGGGCTGTTAAAGTCATTAAAATATTAATCTCACCAGTTTCTTTAATATCTATGTTATAAACAAGTCCAAGATCAACAACATTAACAGGAATCTCCGGATCATAAACATTTTTCATTCTCTCTAAAATTTCTTCTTTTGTTGGCATAACTCCTCCCTCTTAATTATAAAAAACGGAGGGGGCGGGATTCGAACCCGCGTCCCCGATATTCTCGGAGAAACGGCTTAGCAAGCCGCCGCCTTAAGCCACTCGGCCACCCCTCCGTCTTATTCAGATTATACAGGATTAAAAGCTAAAATTGGAATATCTGTAAGTTTTAAAACCTTATCAAGAGTTGAACCAAGGAAAAAATGGGAAATACCTTTTCTTCCCCTTGTTGCCATACATATGAGATCTATCCCCTTTTCCTCTGCAAATTCTATTATACCTATTTCTGCAGAATCCCTCTTTATTGCATTCACAAAAATTCTGTACTTACCCTTAAACTTTTCACTTTCTCTATGTAACATTTCTTTTGTTTCCTCTATTAATTTTTCCTCAACTTCTTTTAATCCAATTGATTCAAGAATTTCAATAACATGAAGGAGATGAATTTCAGACCCAAAAATTTCTGCAAGAAAAATTGCATAATCAAGAGCCTTAAAGGAAAGTTTTGAAAAATCAATGGGAACAAGTATCTTATTAACTTTAACACCTATCTTTTCCTTTACCACTAAAACAGGAATCCTTGCATTGGTCAAAATCCTGTAAGCAGTTGTTCCTATCATAAGTTTTTCCCTTTTATTGGAAGCTCCCATTATTAAAAGGTCAATATCCTTTTCATTTATAAACTTTATTATCTCCTCCACTATTTCACCTTTCAAAAGATGAGTTTCAAATTCAATTTTTTTATCTATTTCCTTTTTCTTACTTTCAAAATCCTTTTCAGCCTTTTTCCTTTCTTCCCTTTCCATTAAATTAAACATATTCAAAATCTCTTCTTTTTCCTCAAGAATGGAAATTTTCTTTTCAGGAATTACATGAACTGCATAAAGTTTAGTCTTAAAACTAATAGAAAAAAATTTTGCCCATTCAAAGGCATAGTTTGAAAGAGGGTTAAAGTCAGTTAGCCATAGAATGTTTCTTATTTCCATAATATATTATGGGAGTCCAAATCTAATAGAATCAAGAAGATAGATTAAAAGATAATTGGGTATATTTCTCTTGTATCCTTCAAGAATTTTATAATATTTATCATATAATAAATCAAGGGTATAAGGATCTATTCTCTTATTCAAAAATTCAATTTCCGAAACATATGGATGATCTTTAAAAATTTCCCTTTTACCAAGTTTTAACTCTGTTATCTCTCTTATAAAGAAGCCAAAGAGAAAAATTTTATCCTTTAAATATTCCTTATTTTCTTTTTTATAAACAAAAAAAGGTTCCTCCTCATTTCTCATTATCTCCTTTAGAAAATTCCCGTATTCTTCTTGTATTTTTTCTTTAATTACTCTTTTTGCCAAGCCAATTGAACCTGAGGAAATTCTGTAAAGAAAATATATATATTTCGTTCCTTTAAAATACTCTTTAAAATCCTTAAATTCAAGATTAAAAAAGGGTATATTGATACACCTTGACCTTATTGTTGTTTGAAGAGAGTCGGGGTATGGTGTTATTAGAAAAAAGGTAGCAAATTCAGGTGGTTCTTCTAAAATTTTTAAAAGGGCATTCTGTGCCTCCTTTCTCATTAAATCAGCATCAAGAAAAATATAAAATTTTCTTTTTAATTCAATTGGTCTTGATTTTATTTCCTCTCCTATTTCCCTTATTGTATCTATACCTATGGTAAGATCCCTTGAAAAATAATCAGTTCTTAAATTTTCAAAACTCCATTCACCTTTTTCATAGAGTTCAAGAAGCTCTTCTCTAATCTTATCAGGTAAAATAAAATTTATATCAGGTATAGAAAGACTTTTAAATCTTTTACACATAATACAATTTAGACAGCCTGTTTTATTTTCACACACATACTTCATAAGGATAAATTTTAAAGTTTCTAACTTACCAACACCTTCAGGTCCTGAAAGAATATATGCACCCTGGAATTTATCTTCTTTCAATATTTTTTCAAAATAATTAATTTGATTTCTGTGTCCTAAAATCTGCATTCTATATTTTATATGAAAGATTTAAAAGAATTCATAAAGGAAAAATTAAAGGAAGAGAAACTATTTATTTTTGGATTTACTGATCCAAAAGTAGAAGAAAGAGATATTTTTTCTTTTAAAGAATGGATTAAAAATAAATATCATGCAGATATGAAATGGATGGAAAATACTTTTGAAAAAAGAATTTCACCTTTAAAGGTTTTTGAAACCGTTAAAACTATCCTTGTAGTTGCACTTCCATACAAAAAAATTTTTTTTGAAAAATATAAAATTGCGGGTTATGCCCTTCATGTTGATTATCATAAATTTCTGTATAAAAAATTAAAAAGAGTTATGGAAAAAGTTAAGGAGAAGTTTTTAGGTGTGGAATATAAGATATATGTGGATACAGGACCCATCCTTGAAAGAATGTTCGCAAGAAAAGCAGGAATTGGATTTATAGGCAAAAATACTATGCTTATCTCCTTTAAAAAAGGATCTTATTTACTTTTAGGTACAGTCCTATTAAATAAGGAAATAGAACCGGATAAAAGTATTGATAAAAATTTCTGTGGAAAATGCACCCGTTGTATTGAAGCATGCCCTACAGGTGCTATCGTTAAACCCTTTGTTATTGACTCAAATAGATGCATTTCCTATCATACTATTGAAAATAAAGGTGATATTCCTGAGGAAATAAAACTTAGGATGAACTCTTATATTTTTGGATGTGATATATGTCAGGAAGTTTGCCCTTGGAACAAAAATCCAGTAGAACCAGTGGATTTTCCCTTACATCCATATGTTAAAAATTTTAACCCAGAAGATTTTCAAAAAAATCCAGAAAAATATCTTAAAAACAGCCCTTTAAAAAGGGCTAAAATAAAGGGGTTAATAAGAAACATTAATTTAGTTAAATACCAAGAAGTTTAAAAATATTTAAAACACCTAAGATTATAATTAAAATACCAATAAAAATTTTCATTTTCTTTTCTTCAATTTTTTTTACCACAAGAGCAGAAAAAGGTGTTGAAAGGGATGCACCTAAAAGAAGTGGTAATGCAAGTTTAAAGTCTATTTTTTTCTCAAGGAAAATATAAATTAAAAATGAAACAAAACATATTACACCTTCTGCTAAAGAAGTGCTTCCTATTGAACTTTTTGCTGACCTACCAGAAATAATCTGACCTCCTGTTACAAGGGGACCGTAGCCTCCTGCAGATATACCTTTATTGAAACCACTTAAAAAAGCAACAAATAGAAAAATATTTTTCTTGAAAGCAATTTTCTTTTTGATATTTATTAAAATATATATACCTATTCCTGTTACCATAATTGAAATATATAAATTAACAAATTTTTTAGGTATATTGAGAGCTAAAATTACTGAAAAAATTGCTCCAATTACTCCAAATATAATAAGTAAGAAACTTACTTTTGCATCTTCAGAACGAGGAACATAACCGAGCCCTGCAAGTCTTCTTAAAACAATTTTTTCATCTCTTCTAAAATCAAAATTTACATTCCCAAATTTATGATGAAAGAATCCAGATAAAATTCCTGTTATAAATTCTGACAAAAGAATACAGGGAACAATCTGCGAGGGGGGAAAACCAATTAATATTAAAATTGGAGTTAAACTTGTCCCATAACCCATCCCTATTGAAGAATCTGCAAATTCAAAAATAAATGAAAGAAAAAATAATAAAAAAAATT
Proteins encoded:
- a CDS encoding nucleotidyltransferase domain-containing protein — translated: MAKTKKITKKELTKILIELLKQRGISIYRIVIFGSYVKGLSKEDSDIDIIIVSKEFRNKNIFERIELTAGINRELVKRTMKPFDIMYYSDEEWEKSNSLIINTAKREGEIIYG
- a CDS encoding HEPN domain-containing protein is translated as METKMQKNKFKPTEEWFKQAEYDLETAYAMFKTGRYIYTVFMCHLSH
- a CDS encoding glycerol-3-phosphate acyltransferase; its protein translation is MKEIFFSFLLGYLFGSFPSAYIISKKIKNIDIRKVGDRNPGARNVYKNVGKLAGTLTFLIDFSKGFLPIFVFYRIFKKENLALISGIGSILGHDFPIFLKFYGGKSISTILGILFSLFPFEFIFSIFIFLIFFLLKKHFDQAIALFFVSFVLILIFEKVDKILIFYVLFIVASIGIKKIIDFPRERLRGKLINS
- the lpxK gene encoding tetraacyldisaccharide 4'-kinase — protein: MNPIFFIIFSRNFILKKFRKKFPFPSIGVGGISLGGSGKTPLVIEIIKFLKEKNLKISLLSRGYKRKEKGMKIFFEDSNPQVYEIGDEPFLIFKKLKIPIGVYEDRKKAAEEIIKKKNINLFVLDDALQIKKYFFDLNIFILDEKEILKKDMFFPEGTSRDLKREIFDGDIIIINRKLKDLERYKIYFLDKRKKTYFFANYKFKGFKNYLGEKVFPSKRDLVLLVTGIANPFSLKKFVEKNFILREHLKFFDHHFYDEKDMEKILKLKDKLKCDYVITTEKDLIRMDIKEDFFIYPEIEMNIEKSFYDYLSCFIKKINTS
- a CDS encoding LptF/LptG family permease; this translates as MNITFSKVDREILLSLIPPFIYSIALLLMIMLLDKIFDLSDLIFKKKIPPSMVLNILFLSLPYMLALIIPMSVLVSVLYVFGNMNQERELMCLSTSGISLLRIIRFPLIFSIFIFFFLIYFNSFFVPEVNHILKKKVYYMYKYKPSLAIKEKVFNDIGGMSIYVEEKDEKRNVLKNLKIFQKDKDYSQIIDAKEGIIKKGKEGGYLLVLKDGTIHEKKRNEVNIRKLEFKEHKIYIPEKKERESEIFSKSDRELTLKELLNLIRDNKKKFSKNKEENKFIFLQIQRYWVEVHKKFSIPFAALAFVIIGIPLAKIFGKSGWGSAFGISIVIFTIHYILLVGGEELADRGIISSFIAMWTGDILTLLTGIYLLYKTR
- a CDS encoding iron-sulfur cluster assembly protein, with amino-acid sequence MPTKEEILERMKNVYDPEIPVNVVDLGLVYNIDIKETGEINILMTLTAPGCPIYPYIAEQVRREVSQIEGVKEVNVEFTFDPPWSPEKMTEEGKEALRSMGFNI
- a CDS encoding universal stress protein; its protein translation is MEIRNILWLTDFNPLSNYAFEWAKFFSISFKTKLYAVHVIPEKKISILEEKEEILNMFNLMEREERKKAEKDFESKKKEIDKKIEFETHLLKGEIVEEIIKFINEKDIDLLIMGASNKREKLMIGTTAYRILTNARIPVLVVKEKIGVKVNKILVPIDFSKLSFKALDYAIFLAEIFGSEIHLLHVIEILESIGLKEVEEKLIEETKEMLHRESEKFKGKYRIFVNAIKRDSAEIGIIEFAEEKGIDLICMATRGRKGISHFFLGSTLDKVLKLTDIPILAFNPV
- the queG gene encoding tRNA epoxyqueuosine(34) reductase QueG, with translation MKDLKEFIKEKLKEEKLFIFGFTDPKVEERDIFSFKEWIKNKYHADMKWMENTFEKRISPLKVFETVKTILVVALPYKKIFFEKYKIAGYALHVDYHKFLYKKLKRVMEKVKEKFLGVEYKIYVDTGPILERMFARKAGIGFIGKNTMLISFKKGSYLLLGTVLLNKEIEPDKSIDKNFCGKCTRCIEACPTGAIVKPFVIDSNRCISYHTIENKGDIPEEIKLRMNSYIFGCDICQEVCPWNKNPVEPVDFPLHPYVKNFNPEDFQKNPEKYLKNSPLKRAKIKGLIRNINLVKYQEV
- a CDS encoding sulfite exporter TauE/SafE family protein is translated as MKFFLLFFLSFIFEFADSSIGMGYGTSLTPILILIGFPPSQIVPCILLSEFITGILSGFFHHKFGNVNFDFRRDEKIVLRRLAGLGYVPRSEDAKVSFLLIIFGVIGAIFSVILALNIPKKFVNLYISIMVTGIGIYILINIKKKIAFKKNIFLFVAFLSGFNKGISAGGYGPLVTGGQIISGRSAKSSIGSTSLAEGVICFVSFLIYIFLEKKIDFKLALPLLLGASLSTPFSALVVKKIEEKKMKIFIGILIIILGVLNIFKLLGI